A part of Antechinus flavipes isolate AdamAnt ecotype Samford, QLD, Australia chromosome 6, AdamAnt_v2, whole genome shotgun sequence genomic DNA contains:
- the ETNPPL gene encoding ethanolamine-phosphate phospho-lyase: MSELYSKTETIKLRKKYIGPSCKVFFAKDPIKIVRAQGQYMFDENGEQYLDCINNVAHVGHSHPEVIKAAVKQMELLNTNSRFLHDSIVEYAKRLSDTLPEKLSVCYFANSGSEANDLALRLARQYRDHQDVITLDHAYHGHLSSLIEVSPYKLRKGKDVKKEYVHIAPTPDIYRGKYREDHPDPAGAYADEVKKIIEEAQKCGRKIAAFIAESMQSCGGQVIPPAGYFQKVAEYIHKAGGVVIADEVQVGFGRIGKHFWSFQMCGEDFVPDIVTMGKPMGNGYPISCVVTTQEIAEAFSASGMEYFNTYGGNPVSCAVGLAVLDVIEKEDLPGNARRVGNYLIELLNKQKAKHSLIGDVRGIGFFIGIDLVKNLQKRTPATAEAQHIIYKMKEQGILLSADGPHRNVLKLKPPMCFTKDNAKFMVEQLDKILTALEEATGTRTERLNEANSDCANDSASQSENTNKKRNGYYAEKHTVTGKRIKT, encoded by the exons ATGAGTGAGCTGTACAGCAAAACAGAGACCATCAAACTCAGGAAAAAATACATCGG gCCGTCTTGTAAAGTTTTCTTTGCCAAGGACCCCATCAAGATAGTTCGGGCCCAGGGGCAATACATGTTTGATGAAAATGGGGAACAATACCTGGATTGCATCAATAATGTTGCTCATG TGGGACATAGTCATCCAGAAGTGATTAAAGCTGCTGTGAAGCAGATGGAGCTGCTAAATACAAATTCTCGATTCCTTCACGACAGCATTGTTGAGTATGCCAAACGCCTCTCCGACACTTTGCCAGAGAAACTATCTGTTTGCTATTTTGCTAATTCAGG atctgaagCCAATGATCTTGCCTTACGTCTTGCTAGGCAATACAGAGATCACCAAGATGTGATCACACTTGACCA TGCTTATCATGGTCATCTTTCTTCCTTGATTGAAGTCAGTCCATATAAattgagaaaagggaaagatgtCAAGAAAGAATATGTGCATATT GCACCAACTCCAGATATCTACCGAGGAAAATATAGAGAGGACCACCCAGATCCAGCTGGTGCTTATGCAGATGAGGTgaagaaaattattgaagaaGCCCAGAAATGTGGGCGGAAG ATTGCTGCTTTTATTGCTGAGTCCATGCAGAGCTGTGGAGGCCAAGTCATTCCACCAGCAGGCTACTTCCAGAAAGTGGCAGA ATATATCCACAAAGCAGGAGGTGTAGTTATAGCTGATGAAGTTCAAGTTGGTTTTGGTCGAATTGGGAAACATTTTTGGAGCTTCCAAATGTGTGGTGAAGactttgtgccagacattgtTACCATGGGTAAACCGATGGGCAATGGATACCCAATATCTTGTGTTGTGACAACACAGGAAATTGCAGAAGCCTTCAGTGCTTCTGGAATGGAGTATTTTAACAcg TATGGAGGAAATCCAGTGTCCTGTGCTGTTGGCTTGGCTGTCCTAGATGTAATTGAAAAGGAAGACCTCCCAGGAAATGCCAGACGAGTTGGAAATTACCTAATTGAGTTACTGAATaagcaaaaagcaaaacattCATTGATCGGGGATGTCAG GGGTATTGGTTTTTTTATTGGAATTGACTTAGTGAAGAATCTACAGAAAAGGACTCCTGCCACTGCTGAAGCACAACATATCATCTATAA GATGAAAGAACAAGGAATACTTCTCAGTGCTGATGGTCCCCATAGGAATGTTCTAAAACTAAAACCACCAATGTGCTTCACAAAGGACAATGCTAAGTTTATGGTGGAACAACTGGATAAAATTCTAACAG CTTTAGAAGAAGCCACAGGAACCAGGACTGAA AGGCTTAATGAAGCAAATTCAGATTGTGCCAATGACAGTGCCAGTCAGTCTGAAAATACCAATAAAAAGAGAAACGGATATTATGCAGAAAAACACACAGTGACTGGAAAAAGGATCAAGACATGA